The Gemmata palustris genome includes a region encoding these proteins:
- a CDS encoding TIGR02996 domain-containing protein, producing the protein MGLFSWLVIRTASAFGLLPHQRVRRYKVTLFGEALGTFTLPIGDHMEKPDAFIRPVLTPPFRIEFGEDSYYYWAEPDPDGGHKTVEFHPPTPELREEAARFYNTANGLIAPGRPDPARQQPLPTRSLEEVQLIRAILDHRDTDRPYLDYAAWLSAKGDPYGDFIRLTLGIAALPEGDERRGRLEERVGKIVAKYGPRWALPLAKIGIYPGVYIGGYDGYFPTIFHGPKGVIEELDIERDALVFPANAPRLFHAAPFLQKLKVAHGDLTVGEFAAIPQFAQLESLSLSVAGGTAEDVRRFSESPHLSGVRELGLSGCRIGPEGVEHLARAEWLAGVHSLDLGSNALGDDGVAALAGTPNIANLTTLDLRYNGLTDRGLIALCRSPHLARLEVLNLESNEFTAESVRTLVTAPFAQTLTSLNLSSTQLGADALTVLATGAFPALTALEISYCTTSDEGVRAVVTAPFFRAIEVFRANSSGAGDATATALAAHGFVQLRELELANNAISDAGVEVVARSKAVTKLTTLKLNDNPFRAAGTSAVAAADMPLLEHLDLCRVACGPEGARALAAAPHFKSLKQLWISEENVGVAGREALLRRFKDDVVTFMS; encoded by the coding sequence CACGTTACCCATCGGCGACCACATGGAGAAGCCGGACGCGTTCATTCGTCCCGTGCTGACCCCGCCGTTCCGCATCGAGTTCGGTGAGGATTCGTACTACTACTGGGCTGAACCCGATCCGGACGGCGGGCACAAGACGGTCGAATTCCACCCGCCCACGCCCGAACTCCGCGAAGAGGCGGCACGGTTCTACAACACCGCGAACGGGTTGATCGCCCCCGGGCGCCCCGATCCGGCGCGGCAACAACCGCTCCCGACGCGCTCCCTCGAGGAGGTGCAACTCATTCGTGCGATCCTCGACCACCGCGACACGGATCGGCCCTACCTCGACTACGCCGCCTGGCTCAGCGCCAAGGGCGACCCCTACGGCGACTTCATCCGGCTCACGCTGGGAATCGCGGCGCTCCCCGAGGGAGACGAGCGCCGCGGGCGCCTCGAAGAGCGGGTGGGGAAAATTGTCGCGAAGTACGGGCCGCGCTGGGCACTCCCGCTCGCCAAAATTGGCATCTACCCGGGCGTCTATATCGGCGGCTACGACGGGTACTTCCCCACCATATTCCACGGCCCGAAGGGCGTGATCGAGGAGCTGGACATCGAGCGCGACGCACTCGTGTTTCCCGCGAACGCCCCGCGCCTCTTTCACGCCGCGCCGTTCCTCCAAAAACTGAAGGTCGCCCACGGTGACCTCACGGTCGGGGAGTTCGCCGCGATCCCACAGTTCGCGCAACTCGAATCGCTCTCGTTGTCCGTGGCGGGCGGAACGGCGGAGGACGTGCGCCGGTTCTCGGAATCGCCGCACCTGAGCGGGGTGCGCGAACTCGGGCTGTCCGGGTGCCGAATCGGTCCCGAAGGGGTCGAGCATCTGGCACGGGCCGAGTGGCTCGCCGGGGTACACTCGCTCGACCTCGGCTCGAATGCGCTGGGCGATGACGGTGTGGCCGCACTCGCGGGAACTCCGAATATCGCGAACCTGACCACGCTCGACCTCCGGTACAACGGGCTTACCGACCGCGGGCTGATCGCGCTGTGCCGGTCTCCGCACCTCGCGCGGTTGGAGGTCCTCAACCTGGAGAGCAACGAGTTTACTGCGGAATCCGTTCGCACCCTCGTCACCGCCCCGTTCGCGCAGACACTAACGTCACTCAACCTGAGCAGCACCCAGTTGGGCGCCGACGCACTCACGGTGCTCGCGACCGGTGCTTTCCCGGCGCTGACGGCACTCGAGATCTCGTACTGCACGACAAGTGACGAGGGCGTGCGCGCCGTTGTCACGGCACCGTTTTTTCGCGCGATCGAAGTGTTCCGCGCGAACTCGAGCGGGGCCGGCGACGCGACTGCGACCGCGCTGGCCGCACACGGTTTCGTGCAACTCCGTGAACTGGAGCTGGCGAACAACGCGATCTCCGATGCGGGGGTGGAGGTGGTGGCGCGGTCAAAGGCCGTAACAAAATTGACCACGCTCAAGCTGAACGACAACCCGTTTCGGGCGGCGGGAACGAGTGCGGTCGCTGCCGCCGACATGCCGCTCCTCGAACACCTCGATCTGTGCCGCGTGGCGTGCGGCCCCGAGGGCGCACGGGCGCTGGCCGCGGCGCCACACTTCAAAAGCCTCAAGCAGCTCTGGATCAGCGAGGAGAACGTCGGGGTTGCGGGACGCGAAGCCCTCCTCAGGCGCTTCAAGGACGACGTGGTGACGTTTATGTCGTGA